Proteins from a genomic interval of Gossypium hirsutum isolate 1008001.06 chromosome A09, Gossypium_hirsutum_v2.1, whole genome shotgun sequence:
- the LOC107896528 gene encoding vesicle-associated protein 2-1 isoform X1: MPAGEDKQLISVHPSDLKFIFELEKQSFCDLKVVNNTENHVAFKVKTTSPKKYFVRPNTSVLQPGDSCLIRVTLQAQREYPPDMQCKDKFLLQSTIVPPNTDVDDLPADTFNKESSKDIRECKLKVQYISPSAQGNSGDEGSSDSNSTLQQLKEDRDAAVRQTLHLQQEVDLLKRRRQRRNDPGFSFKFAAIVGVIGIIVGLVLNLYLSK; this comes from the exons ATGCCTGCTGGTGAGGATAAGCAGTTGATCTCCGTTCATCCTAGTGACCTCAAGTTCATTT TTGAGCTTGAAAAACAAAGTTTTTGTGATCTTAAGGTGGTGAACAACACAGAGAATCATGTTGCATTTAAG GTTAAAACAACTTCACCCAAGAAGTACTTCGTCCGACCGAACACCAGCGTTTTACAGCCTGGGGACTCATGTCTCATCAGAG TTACTCTCCAAGCGCAACGGGAATATCCACCAGACATGCAATGCAAAGACAAATTTCTGCTGCAGAGTACTATTGTGCCTCCAAATACCGATGTCGATGACTTACCCGCCGATACT TTCAATAAAGAAAGTTCTAAGGATATAAGGGAGTGCAAGCTTAAAGTTCAATATATATCTCCTTCGGCTCAAGGGAATTCTGGAGACGAAGGAAGCTCTGATTCAAACTCT ACCTTGCAGCAGCTGAAGGAAGATCGAGATGCCGCAGTCCGGCAAACACTGCATCTGCAGCAAGAAGTG GACCTTTTGAAGAGGCGAAGACAACGAAGGAATGATCCGGGTTTCTCGTTCAAGTTCGCAGCCATTGTGGGAGTGATAGGGATAATAGTTGGGTTGGTGTTGAATCTTTACTTGTCTAAATGA
- the LOC107896530 gene encoding GATA transcription factor 26 — protein sequence MGKQGPCYHCGVTSTPLWRNGPPEKPVLCNACGSRWRTKGTLANYTPLHARAEPDDYEDNRASRVKSISINKNKEVKFLKRKPNHDTVVVAPDYNQGFCKFVDDDTSNRSSSGSAISNSESCAQFGGADASDLTGPAQPNVWDSMVPSKKRTCINRPKPSPVEKLTKDLCTILHEQQSSYFSGSSEEDLLLESQIPMVSFEFGHGSVLIRHPSSIAREEESEASSLSVENKQYSVNEAYSHCSSFPTCNDNKGFKISGHGIEKAKTARQGMEHEQLRRDKIQHEKSVMLESHNSPLCKIDLNDVLNFKEFMKHLTNEEQQQLLQYLPPLDFSKFPDSLENMFESPQFKENLCYFQKLLEEGVFKISVPGVKAEDCKTLKRLVLFNLTKSHWVEHRHVLKKCKSSIGGCATAREPNATALNNLATMKRSRDSQCQNFPEARNLNSPKRVIVKATCENKELIDNDGSCFSPGSLLTLPHDGSSPVLDSLHYVDESSDQDLLLDVPSNGSFPLAELLHP from the exons ATGGGCAAGCAAGGACCTTGCTATCATTGTGGAGTTACAA GCACTCCTCTTTGGCGCAATGGACCTCCTGAGAAGCCGGTATTGTGCAATGCTTGCGGATCACGCTGGAGGACTAAAGGGACACTAGCAAACTATACCCCACTTCATGCCCGGGCTGAACCTGATGATTATGAGGATAATAGAGCTTCCAGAGTGAAGAGCATATCTATAAATAAGAACAAAGAAGTGAAATTTCTGAAAAGAAAGCCAAATCATGATACAGTGGTAGTTGCCCCTGATTACAACCAGGGTTTCTGTAAGTTTGTGGACGATGATACAAGTAATAGGTCCAGTTCTGGATCAGCCATATCTAATTCCGAAAGCTGTGCCCAATTTGGTGGTGCAGATGCTAGTGACTTGACAG GGCCTGCTCAACCTAATGTGTGGGACTCAATGGTACCTTCTAAGAAAAGAACATGCATAAATCGTCCAAAGCCATCTCCAGTGGAGAAACTTACAAAAGATCTATGTACTATTTTACACGAACAGCAGTCTTCATATTTCTCTGGATCTTCTGAGGAGGATTTGCTTCTCGAGAGTCAAATACCAATGGTTTCTTTTGAATTTGGACATGGAAGTGTTCTAATTAGACATCCAAGCTCAATAGCTCGAGAAGAGGAATCAGAAGCTAGCTCTCTTTCAGTTGAAAACAAGCAATACTCAGTGAACGAGGCTTATTCACATTGTTCAAGCTTCCCAACATGTAATGATAACAAGGGCTTCAAAATTTCGGGACATGGAATTGAAAAGGCTAAGACAGCTAGACAAGGGATGGAGCATGAGCAGCTTAGGAG GGACAAGATTCAACATGAAAAATCAGTAATGCTTGAAAGCCACAATTCACCACTGTGTAAAATAGATTTGAAT GATGTTCTCAACTTTAAGGAGTTTATGAAACATTTAACAAATGAGGAGCAGCAGCAGCTGCTGCAGTATCTGCCTCCACTTGACTTTTCCAAATTCCCGGATAG TCTCGAGAACATGTTTGAAAGCCCTCAATTCAAGGAGAACTTATGTTACTTTCAGAAACTTCTTGAGGAAGGGGTCTTTAAGATCTCCGTCCCTGGGGTGAAAGCTGAAGACTGTAAGACTTTGAAAAGACTTGTCTTATTCAATTTGACGAAATCCCACTGGGTGGAACACCGTCATGTACTTAAG AAATGTAAAAGTAGTATTGGAGGATGTGCAACTGCTAGAGAACCAAATGCCACCGCATTGAATAATTTGGCAACCATGAAGAGATCACGTGACAGCCAATGTCAAAATTTTCCAG AAGCAAGGAATTTGAATAGCCCCAAAAGGGTAATAGTGAAGGCTACTTGTGAAAACAAAGAACTCATAGACAATGATGGTTCTTGCTTTAGTCCAGGAAGCCTATTAACCTTGCCACATGATGGTAGCTCTCCTGTGCTTGATTCTCTCCATTATGTTGATGAAAGCTCTGACCAAGATTTGCTGCTGGATGTACCATCCAATGGTTCGTTCCCACTCGCGGAACTACTTCATCCGTGA
- the LOC107896528 gene encoding vesicle-associated protein 2-1 isoform X2 — protein MPAGEDKQLISVHPSDLKFIFELEKQSFCDLKVVNNTENHVAFKVKTTSPKKYFVRPNTSVLQPGDSCLIRVTLQAQREYPPDMQCKDKFLLQSTIVPPNTDVDDLPADTFNKESSKDIRECKLKVQYISPSAQGNSGDEGSSDSNSTLQQLKEDRDAAVRQTLHLQQEVVC, from the exons ATGCCTGCTGGTGAGGATAAGCAGTTGATCTCCGTTCATCCTAGTGACCTCAAGTTCATTT TTGAGCTTGAAAAACAAAGTTTTTGTGATCTTAAGGTGGTGAACAACACAGAGAATCATGTTGCATTTAAG GTTAAAACAACTTCACCCAAGAAGTACTTCGTCCGACCGAACACCAGCGTTTTACAGCCTGGGGACTCATGTCTCATCAGAG TTACTCTCCAAGCGCAACGGGAATATCCACCAGACATGCAATGCAAAGACAAATTTCTGCTGCAGAGTACTATTGTGCCTCCAAATACCGATGTCGATGACTTACCCGCCGATACT TTCAATAAAGAAAGTTCTAAGGATATAAGGGAGTGCAAGCTTAAAGTTCAATATATATCTCCTTCGGCTCAAGGGAATTCTGGAGACGAAGGAAGCTCTGATTCAAACTCT ACCTTGCAGCAGCTGAAGGAAGATCGAGATGCCGCAGTCCGGCAAACACTGCATCTGCAGCAAGAAGTGGTATGTTGA